The following are encoded in a window of Drosophila simulans strain w501 chromosome 3L, Prin_Dsim_3.1, whole genome shotgun sequence genomic DNA:
- the LOC6738562 gene encoding gamma-glutamylcyclotransferase isoform X4, with protein sequence MNLKNFRLDFHTGSKNWQGAPATIVPTKGSHVYGAVWEIDMCNLKDLDDQESVPDGVYIPISVPVHLLNTDSSITCRAYHLTNQPQTDLHAGGGQKIIPLDRQPSQTYLKVLVKGATESGVPEDYIEWLRGIKHNGKQVAAMEAKLELDKVQLS encoded by the exons atgaatttaaaa AACTTTCGGTTAGACTTTCACACTGGATCGAAGAATTGGCAAGGCGCTCCCGCTACAATTGTACCCACCAAAGGATCACATGTGTACGGAGCCGTTTGGGAGATTGATATGTGCAACCTAAAGGATTTAGATGA TCAGGAGAGTGTGCCAGATGGCGTGTATATTCCGATTAGTGTTCCCGTTCACCTGTTGAACACCGATTCAAGCATTACCTGCCGTGCCTATCACTTGACAAATCAGCCTCAAACAGACCTCCATGCTGGCGGTGGCCAGAAAATAATTCCACTCGATCGACAGCCTTCGCAAACGTACCTCAAAGTTTTGGTGAAAGGAGCTACGGAATCCGGAGTCCCAGAGGACTACATCGAATGGCTGAGAGGGATCAAGCACAATGGCAAACAAGTGGCGGCCATGGAGGCAAAACTTGAATTGGATAAAGTGCAACTTAGTTGA
- the LOC6738562 gene encoding gamma-glutamylcyclotransferase isoform X3, giving the protein MNLKLTTMATKFFYFGFGSNMLASRIHIQNPTAKRIGVGKLENFRLDFHTGSKNWQGAPATIVPTKGSHVYGAVWEIDMCNLKDLDDQESVPDGVYIPISVPVHLLNTDSSITCRAYHLTNQPQTDLHAGGGQKIIPLDRQPSQTYLKVLVKGATESGVPEDYIEWLRGIKHNGKQVAAMEAKLELDKVQLS; this is encoded by the exons atgaatttaaaa CTTACTACTATGGCCAcgaaattcttttattttggtttcggtAGCAATATGCTAGCCAGTCGGATTCATATACAAAATCCAACTGCAAAGAGGATTGGTGTCGGTAAATTAGAG AACTTTCGGTTAGACTTTCACACTGGATCGAAGAATTGGCAAGGCGCTCCCGCTACAATTGTACCCACCAAAGGATCACATGTGTACGGAGCCGTTTGGGAGATTGATATGTGCAACCTAAAGGATTTAGATGA TCAGGAGAGTGTGCCAGATGGCGTGTATATTCCGATTAGTGTTCCCGTTCACCTGTTGAACACCGATTCAAGCATTACCTGCCGTGCCTATCACTTGACAAATCAGCCTCAAACAGACCTCCATGCTGGCGGTGGCCAGAAAATAATTCCACTCGATCGACAGCCTTCGCAAACGTACCTCAAAGTTTTGGTGAAAGGAGCTACGGAATCCGGAGTCCCAGAGGACTACATCGAATGGCTGAGAGGGATCAAGCACAATGGCAAACAAGTGGCGGCCATGGAGGCAAAACTTGAATTGGATAAAGTGCAACTTAGTTGA
- the LOC6738562 gene encoding gamma-glutamylcyclotransferase isoform X2 — translation MNLKQLTTMATKFFYFGFGSNMLASRIHIQNPTAKRIGVGKLENFRLDFHTGSKNWQGAPATIVPTKGSHVYGAVWEIDMCNLKDLDDQESVPDGVYIPISVPVHLLNTDSSITCRAYHLTNQPQTDLHAGGGQKIIPLDRQPSQTYLKVLVKGATESGVPEDYIEWLRGIKHNGKQVAAMEAKLELDKVQLS, via the exons atgaatttaaaa CAGCTTACTACTATGGCCAcgaaattcttttattttggtttcggtAGCAATATGCTAGCCAGTCGGATTCATATACAAAATCCAACTGCAAAGAGGATTGGTGTCGGTAAATTAGAG AACTTTCGGTTAGACTTTCACACTGGATCGAAGAATTGGCAAGGCGCTCCCGCTACAATTGTACCCACCAAAGGATCACATGTGTACGGAGCCGTTTGGGAGATTGATATGTGCAACCTAAAGGATTTAGATGA TCAGGAGAGTGTGCCAGATGGCGTGTATATTCCGATTAGTGTTCCCGTTCACCTGTTGAACACCGATTCAAGCATTACCTGCCGTGCCTATCACTTGACAAATCAGCCTCAAACAGACCTCCATGCTGGCGGTGGCCAGAAAATAATTCCACTCGATCGACAGCCTTCGCAAACGTACCTCAAAGTTTTGGTGAAAGGAGCTACGGAATCCGGAGTCCCAGAGGACTACATCGAATGGCTGAGAGGGATCAAGCACAATGGCAAACAAGTGGCGGCCATGGAGGCAAAACTTGAATTGGATAAAGTGCAACTTAGTTGA
- the LOC6738562 gene encoding gamma-glutamylcyclotransferase isoform X1, with product MNLKLQQLTTMATKFFYFGFGSNMLASRIHIQNPTAKRIGVGKLENFRLDFHTGSKNWQGAPATIVPTKGSHVYGAVWEIDMCNLKDLDDQESVPDGVYIPISVPVHLLNTDSSITCRAYHLTNQPQTDLHAGGGQKIIPLDRQPSQTYLKVLVKGATESGVPEDYIEWLRGIKHNGKQVAAMEAKLELDKVQLS from the exons atgaatttaaaa CTTCAGCAGCTTACTACTATGGCCAcgaaattcttttattttggtttcggtAGCAATATGCTAGCCAGTCGGATTCATATACAAAATCCAACTGCAAAGAGGATTGGTGTCGGTAAATTAGAG AACTTTCGGTTAGACTTTCACACTGGATCGAAGAATTGGCAAGGCGCTCCCGCTACAATTGTACCCACCAAAGGATCACATGTGTACGGAGCCGTTTGGGAGATTGATATGTGCAACCTAAAGGATTTAGATGA TCAGGAGAGTGTGCCAGATGGCGTGTATATTCCGATTAGTGTTCCCGTTCACCTGTTGAACACCGATTCAAGCATTACCTGCCGTGCCTATCACTTGACAAATCAGCCTCAAACAGACCTCCATGCTGGCGGTGGCCAGAAAATAATTCCACTCGATCGACAGCCTTCGCAAACGTACCTCAAAGTTTTGGTGAAAGGAGCTACGGAATCCGGAGTCCCAGAGGACTACATCGAATGGCTGAGAGGGATCAAGCACAATGGCAAACAAGTGGCGGCCATGGAGGCAAAACTTGAATTGGATAAAGTGCAACTTAGTTGA
- the LOC6738563 gene encoding gamma-glutamylcyclotransferase — protein sequence MNCLIVVLSCLLVALNKGNCHSISGLNATLNLPEIRGDQFLYFGFGSNMLIKRIHIQNPSARRIGPALLPDYRLDFAVESARWSGSVATIVPTQGDHVWGTLWTIDLSNLPDIDSQEGVSQGIYEPLTVYVKLRGESESTPARAYLLTKQPESNLYELPKDSIPLSRQPSKTYLQCLVKGAIESSVPEDYVLRLRSIKHNGQVNSHMERKLQLGEVAL from the exons atGAATTGTCTTATCGTTGTTTTAAGCTGCCTATTGGTAGCCCTCAACAAAGGAAATTGCCACAGCATCAGTGGTTTGAATGCCACCTTGAATCTACCAGAGATTCGAGGTGACCAGTTCCTGTACTTTGGATTCGGAAGCAATATGCTGATCAAGAGAATCCACATCCAGAACCCTTCCGCCAGGAGAATTGGACCGGCCCTGCTACCCGATTATCGATTGGACTTTGCCGTTGAATCAGCCCGTTGGAGTGGTTCTGTGGCCACCATCGTTCCCACCCAGGGTGATCATGTCTGGGGAACCCTCTGGACGATCGATCTAAGTAATCTACCGGATATAGACAG TCAAGAAGGCGTTAGTCAAGGCATTTATGAGCCTCTCACCGTTTACGTAAAACTCCGTGGGGAATCCGAATCAACTCCTGCCCGAGCCTATCTACTGACCAAGCAGCCAGAGAGCAATCTCTACGAACTGCCCAAGGACTCCATTCCCTTATCCAGACAGCCTTCGAAAACATATCTCCAATGTCTCGTTAAAGGCGCTATCGAGAGCTCCGTCCCGGAGGATTATGTTCTGCGATTGAGGAGCATTAAGCATAATGGACAAGTTAACTCCCATATGGAAAGAAAACTGCAACTGGGAGAGGTAGCCCTTTAA
- the LOC6738564 gene encoding uncharacterized protein LOC6738564, with the protein MNVFHSFLIVFLGLALSSVGAQIATRQETTEDKACGPTRYYNYARHTCLPY; encoded by the coding sequence ATGAACGTATTCCATAGTTTCTTGATAGTCTTTCTGGGCCTGGCCCTCAGCTCTGTGGGTGCACAGATAGCAACACGCCAGGAAACCACGGAGGACAAGGCTTGTGGTCCCACCCGCTACTACAATTACGCCCGGCACACTTGCCTGCCGTACTAG
- the LOC6738565 gene encoding somatostatin receptor type 2 has product MEGGWWRGGGGGCLGGKAIMEGHSTPNGAAASRRNSSTRTNIATNGCAHSGILLFVLTAMTLTSLITPTEQLAVAPNGTTLQQLESVESESYPSINGTLNETMVTSVRPHLDHRNRPTQQNGSHYLEYDDDGPDCSYSYNFILKLITMILYALVCIIGLFGNTLVIYVVMRFSKMQTVTNIYILNLAIADECFLIGIPFLLYTMQVGNWPFGNYMCKAYMVSTSITSFTSSIFLLIMSADRYIAVCHPISSPRYRTPFVSKLVSAFAWMTSVLLMLPVILFASTVQSSNGNVSCNIEWPDTQNSHTDSTFILYSLVLGFATPLTFILVFYCLVIRKLHTVGPKHKSKEKKRSHRKVTKLVLTVISAYIFCWLPHWISQVALISSAPQRCASRLELAVFLACGCLSYSNSAMNPILYAFLSDNFKKSFMKACTCAARKDVNAQLQLENSFFPKFGKGRQSERLLGGNGKGGAQRGALTKKKCLAARNNNAPMATTTTTTTTTTGTDAVTCLQPPVQQVPAEIQVGNPATVLVVNAETNNCKPPVLHTDL; this is encoded by the exons ATGGAAGGTGGATGgtggcgaggaggaggaggaggatgttTGGGCGGGAAAGCCATCATGGAAGGACACTCGACACCAAATGGGGCAGCTGCAAGCcgcagaaacagcagcacaAGGACCAACATCGCGACCAACGGCTGTGCCCATTCGGGCATCCTGTTATTTGTGCTGACAGCGATGACACTAACGAGCTTAATAACGCCCACAGAGCAGCTGGCAGTGGCGCCAAATGGAACCACTCTGCAGCAACTGGAGTCCGTGGAGTCCGAGTCGTATCCATCCATAAATGGCACTCTGAATGAAACAATGGTGACCAGTGTGCGACCCCACCTGGACCACAGGAATCGACCGACGCAGCAGAATGGCAGTCACTATTTGGAGTACGACGATGATGGCCCGGACTGTTCGTACAGCTACAACTTCATCCTGAAGCTCATCACGATGATCCTGTACGCACTGGTCTGCATCATTGGGCTGTTTGGCAACACCCTGGTGATCTATGTGGTGATGAGGTTCTCCAAGATGCAGACCGTAACCAACATATACATCCTGAATCTGGCCATCGCGGACGAGTGCTTCCTGATCGGCATTCCCTTCCTGCTCTACACAATGCAGGTGGGCAACTGGCCCTTCGGCAACTACATGTGCAAGGCCTACATGGTGAGCACCTCGATCACCTCCTTCACCTCCTCGATCTTCCTGCTGATCATGTCAGCGGATCGCTACATAGCCGTGTGCCATCCCATATCCTCGCCTCGCTACCGAACGCCCTTCGTATCAAAGTTGGTTTCGGCCTTCGCCTGGATGACATCCGTACTGCTGATGCTGCCGGTTATCCTTTTTGCCAGCACCGTGCAGTCGAGCAACGGCAATGTGTCCTGCAACATCGAGTGGCCAGACACCCAGAACTCGCACACCGATTCCACCTTCATTTTGTACTCCCTGGTCTTGGGATTCGCCACTCCACTGACCTTCATCCTGGTGTTCTACTGCCTGGTGATCAGGAAGCTTCACACCGTGGGACCCAAGCACAAGTCTAAGGAAAAGAAGCGCTCTCACAGGAAGGTCACCAAGCTGGTGCTCACG GTCATAAGTGCGTACATATTTTGTTGGCTTCCGCACTGGATTTCACAG GTCGCTTTGATCAGCTCGGCTCCACAACGATGCGCATCCCGTCTGGAGCTGGCCGTCTTCCTGGCCTGCGGATGCCTCAGCTACTCCAACTCGGCCATGAACCCAATACTCTACGCCTTTCTGAGCGACAACTTCAAGAAGAGCTTCATGAAGGCCTGCACATGTGCTGCCCGCAAGGATGTGAATGCCCAGTTGCAGCTGGAGAACAGTTTCTTCCCCAAGTTCGGCAAGGGCAGGCAATCGGAGCGTCTTCTCGGTGGCAATGGAAAAGGTGGCGCACAGCGTGGGGCATTAACCAAGAAGAAGTGCTTGGCGGCGAGAAACAACAATGCTCCGATGGCCActacaacgacgacgacaaccACCACGACGGGCACGGATGCGGTGACCTGTCTCCAGCCGCCAGTACAACAGGTGCCAGCCGAGATCCAGGTGGGAAATCCGGCCACCGTGCTGGTGGTCAATGCTGAGACCAACAACTGTAAACCGCCCGTGCTCCACACGGACTTATAA